The following proteins are encoded in a genomic region of Musa acuminata AAA Group cultivar baxijiao chromosome BXJ2-11, Cavendish_Baxijiao_AAA, whole genome shotgun sequence:
- the LOC135627165 gene encoding uncharacterized protein LOC135627165, with the protein MKESSPADSSAAGSPLEIFPCRIRRRRHRRSRSRSLSTVAASSPSLCSSAVPFSWEHRPGIAKNPKAPPAARPARPALPRPPPLRSLPVTDCPAADPFAIALAECAKGPPPAEDDGADDRCRVAVAVRRKVAALVGWFALFDLYGSCKAAGSVAGATLRIPRPGSGRS; encoded by the coding sequence ATGAAGGAATCGTCCCCGGCCGACTCCTCCGCCGCAGGATCTCCGCTGGAGATCTTCCCCTGCCgcatccgccgccgccgccaccgccgctcccgctctcgctccctCTCCACCGTCGCCGCCTCCTCGCCCTCCCTCTGCTCCTCCGCTGTCCCCTTCTCGTGGGAGCACCGCCCCGGCATCGCCAAGAACCCCAAGGCGCCCCCCGCTGCCCGCCCCGCCCGCCCCGCCCTCCCGCGCCCGCCACCCCTCCGCTCCCTCCCCGTCACGGACTGCCCGGCCGCCGACCCGTTCGCCATCGCCCTCGCCGAGTGCGCCAAGGGCCCCCCGCCTGCCGAGGACGACGGCGCCGACGACAGATGCAGAGTCGCGGTCGCTGTCCGGCGGAAGGTCGCGGCGCTCGTCGGCTGGTTCGCGCTCTTCGACTTGTACGGCTCGTGCAAGGCCGCGGGGTCCGTGGCGGGCGCGACGCTCCGCATTCCCCGGCCCGGCTCAGGGAGGAGCTGA